One Festucalex cinctus isolate MCC-2025b chromosome 1, RoL_Fcin_1.0, whole genome shotgun sequence genomic region harbors:
- the sh2b1 gene encoding SH2B adapter protein 1 isoform X3 yields the protein MNGSLLTPPSPRAANSSPLPPSPSPSPSPPSPSLLPLSPRPPPLPPLMSPPPPAHPSSLSDTPTPSPSPCLSWTEFCELHARVAAGDFARHFRAFLLENPHYSSDSAAAFCRRFTDRFVRHFQSELEGVPPPGGPSGREELVSWAPQSDATSLEEEAVSPLSVSVQPCSTANTARHASKQAPTRLLLDSRSGDRFQDPYAHGQVLPPSSSSSCCSSVGGNNGRRDDRVGAATSGNGEAPAEEEEDSWLGAASVGEEAELDEREVESGKVDSPDASHVPNTPPPGSKGGGPGSASKNKVKKRFSLRSVGRSVRGSVRGILHWRSSSSDSAPSPLPASYSYTVGMQDAAPARNAATQPPTPTSSMPMSLSMPLSLPQSSSSSLPPSSSSSATSLSFSDAARDRRRSNGEGGEKDKWSYRLEKLRLTRSPPPVLTPSASAASVLPPSSAAAAVAPPRKVGRLVREGGVSVSSSNDELSGGHGFPGFSFALPHHGPDNNNAAAQVATAPVVGAGNVPWRGGRWHKCRLVLRDREREGERGDEYYLEFFIPPKASKPRRTVACGAIVDVRSTTALEVPDKENSFLLQLEGSVQYVIETRDAVQMRAWLSDIRSGICLSRQEEPEGGGPLEIGGTPEIVDRLSQVCYGGVAGSSPLLEPLPPELPPRAPLDEPDARVLGGGGASLGTPFAETPDATGSFLFSEATAGEAPEHPLSECQWFHGTLSRLKAAQLVLAGGPASHGVFLVRQSETRRGEYVLTFNFQGKAKHLRLSLNEDGQCRVQHLWFQSIFDMLEHFRVHPIPLESGGASDVTLISFVGAAAVRQPDLTSRPRSPPQPPPMPPGRPPPPTPPQERGREMEPEVTTAVAGSGGSGAGSGGAVEDWDDRDAPLRQLEAAAAAEGDELEAARVPRAVDNQYSFF from the exons ATGAACGGCTCGCTTTTAACTCCTCCCAGCCCACGGGCCGCAAACTCCTCTCCCTTGCCCCCGTCACCCTCCCCGTCGCCATCCCCGCCATCGCCCTCCCTACTGCCCCTGTCGCCCCGGCCGCCGCCCCTCCCCCCCCTGATGAGCCCGCCGCCCCCTGCCCACCCGTCCTCGCTGTCCGACACGCCCACGCCCTCGCCCTCGCCCTGCCTCAGCTGGACTGAATTTTGCGAGCTTCACGCCCGCGTGGCTGCCGGCGACTTTGCACGCCACTTCCGGGCTTTTCTGCTTGAGAACCCGCACTATTCTTCTGACTCGGCCGCCGCCTTCTGCCGCCGCTTCACGGATCGCTTTGTCCGCCATTTCCAGAGCGAACTGGAGGGGGTGCCGCCACCCGGCGGCCCCTCTGGCAGGGAGGAACTGGTGAGCTGGGCTCCCCAGTCTGACGCCACCTCCCTAGAAGAAGAAGCTGTGTCCCCCTTGTCGGTGTCCGTTCAGCCCTGCTCCACCGCTAACACGGCGCGGCATGCCTCCAAACAGGCACCCACGCGCCTCCTGCTGGACAGCCGCAGTGGTGACAGATTTCAAGACCCCTATGCCCACGGACAGGTTCTGCCGCCATCTTCGTCATCATCCTGCTGCTCCTCCGTGGGTGGTAACAACGGCCGGCGTGACGACAGGGTCGGCGCGGCCACCAGCGGCAATGGGGAGGCACCcgccgaggaagaggaggacagCTGGCTGGGGGCTGCGTCCGtgggggaggaggcggagctggacGAGCGGGAAGTGGAGAGCGGCAAAGTGGACTCACCCGATGCCTCCCACGTGCCCAACACGCCCCCGCCCGGCTCCAAAGGAGGGGGCCCCGGATCCGCCTCCAAAAACAAAGTGAAGAAGCGCTTCTCGCTGCGCAGCGTGGGGCGAAGCGTGCGCGGGAGCGTGCGAGGCATCCTGCACTGGCGGAGTTCGTCCAGCGACTCTGCGCCAAGCCCGCTGCCCGCCAGCTATAGCTACACCGTGGGCATGCAGGACGCCGCCCCGGCCCGGAACGCCGCCACCCAGCCTCCGACGCCCACCTCCTCCATGCCCATGTCTCTGTCCATGCCCCTTTCTCTTCCCCAATCTTCTTCGTCCTCTCTGCCTCCCTCGTCGTccagcagcgccacctcgcTTTCGTTTTCCGACGCTGCCCGGGACCGTCGTCGGAGCAACGGCGAAGGCGGCGAGAAGGACAAGTGGAGCTACCGTCTGGAAAAACTGAGACTGACGCGATCCCCGCCCCCCGTTCTCACCCCGAGCGCCTCTGCCGCCTCTGTGCTGCCGCCTAGCAGCGCCGCCGCTGCCGTGGCGCCGCCCAGGAAGGTGGGACGGCTAGTTCGGGAAGGTGGGGTGAGTGTCAGTTCATCCAACGATGAGCTGAGTGGAGGTCATGGCTTCCCAGGTTTCTCCTTTGCTCTCCCCCATCACGGCCCTGACAACAACAACGCAGCGGCACAGGTGGCCACGGCGCCAGTGGTGGGTGCCGGAAATGTGCCCTGGAGGGGCGGACGCTGGCACAAGTGTCGTCTAGTCCTCCGAGACAGGGAACGTGAAGGCGAGCGAGGCGATGAGTACTACTTGGAATTCTTCATTCCACCCAAG GCGTCCAAACCGCGGCGGACAGTAGCATGTGGCGCCATTGTGGATGTAAGGAGCACGACGGCGCTGGAAGTTCCCGACAAGGAGAACAGCTTCCTGCTGCAG CTGGAAGGCTCCGTCCAGTACGTGATCGAGACACGGGACGCTGTCCAGATGAGGGCGTGGCTCAGCGACATCCGCAGCGGCATCTGTCTCAG CAGGCAGGAAGAGCCTGAGGGCGGCGGCCCACTGGAGATCGGCGGCACGCCAGAGATTGTGGACCGTCTGTCGCAAG TGTGCTACGGCGGTGTGGCGGGATCTTCccctctgctggagcctcttcCGCCCGAATTGCCGCCACGAGCCCCTCTGGATGAACCCGACGCGCGTGTTCtcggagggggcggggctagCCTGGGTACGCCGTTTGCGGAGACGCCGGATGCAACAG GCTCCTTCCTGTTCTCTGAGGCGACGGCTGGCGAGGCTCCAGAGCACCCGCTCAGCGAGTGTCAGTGGTTCCACGGCACCTTATCGCGCCTCAAAGCGGCCCAGTTGGTGCTGGCGGGCGGGCCGGCCAGCCACGGCGTCTTTCTGGTACGCCAGAGTGAGACCCGGCGCGGGGAATACGTTCTCACCTTCAACTTCCAGGGGAAGGCCAAG CACCTGCGTCTGTCGCTGAACGAGGACGGGCAGTGCCGCGTGCAGCACCTTTGGTTCCAGTCCATCTTCGACATGCTGGAGCACTTCCGCGTGCACCCCATCCCGCTGGAGTCGGGCGGCGCCTCCGATGTCACGCTCATCAGCTTCGTGGGCGCCGCTGCCGTCCGCCAGCCGG ACTTGACCAGCAGACCCCGTAGCCCCCCCCAGCCGCCCCCAATGCCACCGGGACGCCCGCCGCCCCCGACCCCGCCCCAGGAGAGAGGACGAGAGATGGAGCCGGAGGTGACAACGGCAGTGGCAGGAAGTGGCGGCAGCGGGGCGGGGAGTGGTGGCGCGGTGGAGGACTGGGACGACCGGGACGCTCCACTGCGCCAACTGgaggcggcagcggcggcggaaGGAGATGAGCTTGAAGCCGCTCGGGTGCCCCGGGCTGTGGACAACCAGTACTCCTTCTTCTGA
- the sh2b1 gene encoding SH2B adapter protein 1 isoform X1, protein MNGSLLTPPSPRAANSSPLPPSPSPSPSPPSPSLLPLSPRPPPLPPLMSPPPPAHPSSLSDTPTPSPSPCLSWTEFCELHARVAAGDFARHFRAFLLENPHYSSDSAAAFCRRFTDRFVRHFQSELEGVPPPGGPSGREELVSWAPQSDATSLEEEAVSPLSVSVQPCSTANTARHASKQAPTRLLLDSRSGDRFQDPYAHGQVLPPSSSSSCCSSVGGNNGRRDDRVGAATSGNGEAPAEEEEDSWLGAASVGEEAELDEREVESGKVDSPDASHVPNTPPPGSKGGGPGSASKNKVKKRFSLRSVGRSVRGSVRGILHWRSSSSDSAPSPLPASYSYTVGMQDAAPARNAATQPPTPTSSMPMSLSMPLSLPQSSSSSLPPSSSSSATSLSFSDAARDRRRSNGEGGEKDKWSYRLEKLRLTRSPPPVLTPSASAASVLPPSSAAAAVAPPRKVGRLVREGGVSVSSSNDELSGGHGFPGFSFALPHHGPDNNNAAAQVATAPVVGAGNVPWRGGRWHKCRLVLRDREREGERGDEYYLEFFIPPKASKPRRTVACGAIVDVRSTTALEVPDKENSFLLQLEGSVQYVIETRDAVQMRAWLSDIRSGICLSRQEEPEGGGPLEIGGTPEIVDRLSQVCYGGVAGSSPLLEPLPPELPPRAPLDEPDARVLGGGGASLGTPFAETPDATGSFLFSEATAGEAPEHPLSECQWFHGTLSRLKAAQLVLAGGPASHGVFLVRQSETRRGEYVLTFNFQGKAKHLRLSLNEDGQCRVQHLWFQSIFDMLEHFRVHPIPLPSASRAGTGRAAGLPSVMSSPRAIPTLHQPPSLTVYLTSRPRSPPQPPPMPPGRPPPPTPPQERGREMEPEVTTAVAGSGGSGAGSGGAVEDWDDRDAPLRQLEAAAAAEGDELEAARVPRAVDNQYSFF, encoded by the exons ATGAACGGCTCGCTTTTAACTCCTCCCAGCCCACGGGCCGCAAACTCCTCTCCCTTGCCCCCGTCACCCTCCCCGTCGCCATCCCCGCCATCGCCCTCCCTACTGCCCCTGTCGCCCCGGCCGCCGCCCCTCCCCCCCCTGATGAGCCCGCCGCCCCCTGCCCACCCGTCCTCGCTGTCCGACACGCCCACGCCCTCGCCCTCGCCCTGCCTCAGCTGGACTGAATTTTGCGAGCTTCACGCCCGCGTGGCTGCCGGCGACTTTGCACGCCACTTCCGGGCTTTTCTGCTTGAGAACCCGCACTATTCTTCTGACTCGGCCGCCGCCTTCTGCCGCCGCTTCACGGATCGCTTTGTCCGCCATTTCCAGAGCGAACTGGAGGGGGTGCCGCCACCCGGCGGCCCCTCTGGCAGGGAGGAACTGGTGAGCTGGGCTCCCCAGTCTGACGCCACCTCCCTAGAAGAAGAAGCTGTGTCCCCCTTGTCGGTGTCCGTTCAGCCCTGCTCCACCGCTAACACGGCGCGGCATGCCTCCAAACAGGCACCCACGCGCCTCCTGCTGGACAGCCGCAGTGGTGACAGATTTCAAGACCCCTATGCCCACGGACAGGTTCTGCCGCCATCTTCGTCATCATCCTGCTGCTCCTCCGTGGGTGGTAACAACGGCCGGCGTGACGACAGGGTCGGCGCGGCCACCAGCGGCAATGGGGAGGCACCcgccgaggaagaggaggacagCTGGCTGGGGGCTGCGTCCGtgggggaggaggcggagctggacGAGCGGGAAGTGGAGAGCGGCAAAGTGGACTCACCCGATGCCTCCCACGTGCCCAACACGCCCCCGCCCGGCTCCAAAGGAGGGGGCCCCGGATCCGCCTCCAAAAACAAAGTGAAGAAGCGCTTCTCGCTGCGCAGCGTGGGGCGAAGCGTGCGCGGGAGCGTGCGAGGCATCCTGCACTGGCGGAGTTCGTCCAGCGACTCTGCGCCAAGCCCGCTGCCCGCCAGCTATAGCTACACCGTGGGCATGCAGGACGCCGCCCCGGCCCGGAACGCCGCCACCCAGCCTCCGACGCCCACCTCCTCCATGCCCATGTCTCTGTCCATGCCCCTTTCTCTTCCCCAATCTTCTTCGTCCTCTCTGCCTCCCTCGTCGTccagcagcgccacctcgcTTTCGTTTTCCGACGCTGCCCGGGACCGTCGTCGGAGCAACGGCGAAGGCGGCGAGAAGGACAAGTGGAGCTACCGTCTGGAAAAACTGAGACTGACGCGATCCCCGCCCCCCGTTCTCACCCCGAGCGCCTCTGCCGCCTCTGTGCTGCCGCCTAGCAGCGCCGCCGCTGCCGTGGCGCCGCCCAGGAAGGTGGGACGGCTAGTTCGGGAAGGTGGGGTGAGTGTCAGTTCATCCAACGATGAGCTGAGTGGAGGTCATGGCTTCCCAGGTTTCTCCTTTGCTCTCCCCCATCACGGCCCTGACAACAACAACGCAGCGGCACAGGTGGCCACGGCGCCAGTGGTGGGTGCCGGAAATGTGCCCTGGAGGGGCGGACGCTGGCACAAGTGTCGTCTAGTCCTCCGAGACAGGGAACGTGAAGGCGAGCGAGGCGATGAGTACTACTTGGAATTCTTCATTCCACCCAAG GCGTCCAAACCGCGGCGGACAGTAGCATGTGGCGCCATTGTGGATGTAAGGAGCACGACGGCGCTGGAAGTTCCCGACAAGGAGAACAGCTTCCTGCTGCAG CTGGAAGGCTCCGTCCAGTACGTGATCGAGACACGGGACGCTGTCCAGATGAGGGCGTGGCTCAGCGACATCCGCAGCGGCATCTGTCTCAG CAGGCAGGAAGAGCCTGAGGGCGGCGGCCCACTGGAGATCGGCGGCACGCCAGAGATTGTGGACCGTCTGTCGCAAG TGTGCTACGGCGGTGTGGCGGGATCTTCccctctgctggagcctcttcCGCCCGAATTGCCGCCACGAGCCCCTCTGGATGAACCCGACGCGCGTGTTCtcggagggggcggggctagCCTGGGTACGCCGTTTGCGGAGACGCCGGATGCAACAG GCTCCTTCCTGTTCTCTGAGGCGACGGCTGGCGAGGCTCCAGAGCACCCGCTCAGCGAGTGTCAGTGGTTCCACGGCACCTTATCGCGCCTCAAAGCGGCCCAGTTGGTGCTGGCGGGCGGGCCGGCCAGCCACGGCGTCTTTCTGGTACGCCAGAGTGAGACCCGGCGCGGGGAATACGTTCTCACCTTCAACTTCCAGGGGAAGGCCAAG CACCTGCGTCTGTCGCTGAACGAGGACGGGCAGTGCCGCGTGCAGCACCTTTGGTTCCAGTCCATCTTCGACATGCTGGAGCACTTCCGCGTGCACCCCATCCCGCTG CCGTCCGCCAGCCGG GCCGGGACAGGGCGGGCAGCCGGCCTACCgtctgtgatgtcatcaccaCGCGCCATCCCGACTCTCCATCAACCCCCATCTCTGACTGTGT ACTTGACCAGCAGACCCCGTAGCCCCCCCCAGCCGCCCCCAATGCCACCGGGACGCCCGCCGCCCCCGACCCCGCCCCAGGAGAGAGGACGAGAGATGGAGCCGGAGGTGACAACGGCAGTGGCAGGAAGTGGCGGCAGCGGGGCGGGGAGTGGTGGCGCGGTGGAGGACTGGGACGACCGGGACGCTCCACTGCGCCAACTGgaggcggcagcggcggcggaaGGAGATGAGCTTGAAGCCGCTCGGGTGCCCCGGGCTGTGGACAACCAGTACTCCTTCTTCTGA
- the sh2b1 gene encoding SH2B adapter protein 1 isoform X4 produces the protein MNGSLLTPPSPRAANSSPLPPSPSPSPSPPSPSLLPLSPRPPPLPPLMSPPPPAHPSSLSDTPTPSPSPCLSWTEFCELHARVAAGDFARHFRAFLLENPHYSSDSAAAFCRRFTDRFVRHFQSELEGVPPPGGPSGREELVSWAPQSDATSLEEEAVSPLSVSVQPCSTANTARHASKQAPTRLLLDSRSGDRFQDPYAHGQVLPPSSSSSCCSSVGGNNGRRDDRVGAATSGNGEAPAEEEEDSWLGAASVGEEAELDEREVESGKVDSPDASHVPNTPPPGSKGGGPGSASKNKVKKRFSLRSVGRSVRGSVRGILHWRSSSSDSAPSPLPASYSYTVGMQDAAPARNAATQPPTPTSSMPMSLSMPLSLPQSSSSSLPPSSSSSATSLSFSDAARDRRRSNGEGGEKDKWSYRLEKLRLTRSPPPVLTPSASAASVLPPSSAAAAVAPPRKVGRLVREGGVSVSSSNDELSGGHGFPGFSFALPHHGPDNNNAAAQVATAPVVGAGNVPWRGGRWHKCRLVLRDREREGERGDEYYLEFFIPPKASKPRRTVACGAIVDVRSTTALEVPDKENSFLLQLEGSVQYVIETRDAVQMRAWLSDIRSGICLSRQEEPEGGGPLEIGGTPEIVDRLSQVCYGGVAGSSPLLEPLPPELPPRAPLDEPDARVLGGGGASLGTPFAETPDATGSFLFSEATAGEAPEHPLSECQWFHGTLSRLKAAQLVLAGGPASHGVFLVRQSETRRGEYVLTFNFQGKAKHLRLSLNEDGQCRVQHLWFQSIFDMLEHFRVHPIPLESGGASDVTLISFVGAAAVRQPGRDRAGSRPTVCDVITTRHPDSPSTPISDCVLDQQTP, from the exons ATGAACGGCTCGCTTTTAACTCCTCCCAGCCCACGGGCCGCAAACTCCTCTCCCTTGCCCCCGTCACCCTCCCCGTCGCCATCCCCGCCATCGCCCTCCCTACTGCCCCTGTCGCCCCGGCCGCCGCCCCTCCCCCCCCTGATGAGCCCGCCGCCCCCTGCCCACCCGTCCTCGCTGTCCGACACGCCCACGCCCTCGCCCTCGCCCTGCCTCAGCTGGACTGAATTTTGCGAGCTTCACGCCCGCGTGGCTGCCGGCGACTTTGCACGCCACTTCCGGGCTTTTCTGCTTGAGAACCCGCACTATTCTTCTGACTCGGCCGCCGCCTTCTGCCGCCGCTTCACGGATCGCTTTGTCCGCCATTTCCAGAGCGAACTGGAGGGGGTGCCGCCACCCGGCGGCCCCTCTGGCAGGGAGGAACTGGTGAGCTGGGCTCCCCAGTCTGACGCCACCTCCCTAGAAGAAGAAGCTGTGTCCCCCTTGTCGGTGTCCGTTCAGCCCTGCTCCACCGCTAACACGGCGCGGCATGCCTCCAAACAGGCACCCACGCGCCTCCTGCTGGACAGCCGCAGTGGTGACAGATTTCAAGACCCCTATGCCCACGGACAGGTTCTGCCGCCATCTTCGTCATCATCCTGCTGCTCCTCCGTGGGTGGTAACAACGGCCGGCGTGACGACAGGGTCGGCGCGGCCACCAGCGGCAATGGGGAGGCACCcgccgaggaagaggaggacagCTGGCTGGGGGCTGCGTCCGtgggggaggaggcggagctggacGAGCGGGAAGTGGAGAGCGGCAAAGTGGACTCACCCGATGCCTCCCACGTGCCCAACACGCCCCCGCCCGGCTCCAAAGGAGGGGGCCCCGGATCCGCCTCCAAAAACAAAGTGAAGAAGCGCTTCTCGCTGCGCAGCGTGGGGCGAAGCGTGCGCGGGAGCGTGCGAGGCATCCTGCACTGGCGGAGTTCGTCCAGCGACTCTGCGCCAAGCCCGCTGCCCGCCAGCTATAGCTACACCGTGGGCATGCAGGACGCCGCCCCGGCCCGGAACGCCGCCACCCAGCCTCCGACGCCCACCTCCTCCATGCCCATGTCTCTGTCCATGCCCCTTTCTCTTCCCCAATCTTCTTCGTCCTCTCTGCCTCCCTCGTCGTccagcagcgccacctcgcTTTCGTTTTCCGACGCTGCCCGGGACCGTCGTCGGAGCAACGGCGAAGGCGGCGAGAAGGACAAGTGGAGCTACCGTCTGGAAAAACTGAGACTGACGCGATCCCCGCCCCCCGTTCTCACCCCGAGCGCCTCTGCCGCCTCTGTGCTGCCGCCTAGCAGCGCCGCCGCTGCCGTGGCGCCGCCCAGGAAGGTGGGACGGCTAGTTCGGGAAGGTGGGGTGAGTGTCAGTTCATCCAACGATGAGCTGAGTGGAGGTCATGGCTTCCCAGGTTTCTCCTTTGCTCTCCCCCATCACGGCCCTGACAACAACAACGCAGCGGCACAGGTGGCCACGGCGCCAGTGGTGGGTGCCGGAAATGTGCCCTGGAGGGGCGGACGCTGGCACAAGTGTCGTCTAGTCCTCCGAGACAGGGAACGTGAAGGCGAGCGAGGCGATGAGTACTACTTGGAATTCTTCATTCCACCCAAG GCGTCCAAACCGCGGCGGACAGTAGCATGTGGCGCCATTGTGGATGTAAGGAGCACGACGGCGCTGGAAGTTCCCGACAAGGAGAACAGCTTCCTGCTGCAG CTGGAAGGCTCCGTCCAGTACGTGATCGAGACACGGGACGCTGTCCAGATGAGGGCGTGGCTCAGCGACATCCGCAGCGGCATCTGTCTCAG CAGGCAGGAAGAGCCTGAGGGCGGCGGCCCACTGGAGATCGGCGGCACGCCAGAGATTGTGGACCGTCTGTCGCAAG TGTGCTACGGCGGTGTGGCGGGATCTTCccctctgctggagcctcttcCGCCCGAATTGCCGCCACGAGCCCCTCTGGATGAACCCGACGCGCGTGTTCtcggagggggcggggctagCCTGGGTACGCCGTTTGCGGAGACGCCGGATGCAACAG GCTCCTTCCTGTTCTCTGAGGCGACGGCTGGCGAGGCTCCAGAGCACCCGCTCAGCGAGTGTCAGTGGTTCCACGGCACCTTATCGCGCCTCAAAGCGGCCCAGTTGGTGCTGGCGGGCGGGCCGGCCAGCCACGGCGTCTTTCTGGTACGCCAGAGTGAGACCCGGCGCGGGGAATACGTTCTCACCTTCAACTTCCAGGGGAAGGCCAAG CACCTGCGTCTGTCGCTGAACGAGGACGGGCAGTGCCGCGTGCAGCACCTTTGGTTCCAGTCCATCTTCGACATGCTGGAGCACTTCCGCGTGCACCCCATCCCGCTGGAGTCGGGCGGCGCCTCCGATGTCACGCTCATCAGCTTCGTGGGCGCCGCTGCCGTCCGCCAGCCGG GCCGGGACAGGGCGGGCAGCCGGCCTACCgtctgtgatgtcatcaccaCGCGCCATCCCGACTCTCCATCAACCCCCATCTCTGACTGTGT ACTTGACCAGCAGACCCCGTAG
- the sh2b1 gene encoding SH2B adapter protein 1 isoform X2, with protein MNGSLLTPPSPRAANSSPLPPSPSPSPSPPSPSLLPLSPRPPPLPPLMSPPPPAHPSSLSDTPTPSPSPCLSWTEFCELHARVAAGDFARHFRAFLLENPHYSSDSAAAFCRRFTDRFVRHFQSELEGVPPPGGPSGREELVSWAPQSDATSLEEEAVSPLSVSVQPCSTANTARHASKQAPTRLLLDSRSGDRFQDPYAHGQVLPPSSSSSCCSSVGGNNGRRDDRVGAATSGNGEAPAEEEEDSWLGAASVGEEAELDEREVESGKVDSPDASHVPNTPPPGSKGGGPGSASKNKVKKRFSLRSVGRSVRGSVRGILHWRSSSSDSAPSPLPASYSYTVGMQDAAPARNAATQPPTPTSSMPMSLSMPLSLPQSSSSSLPPSSSSSATSLSFSDAARDRRRSNGEGGEKDKWSYRLEKLRLTRSPPPVLTPSASAASVLPPSSAAAAVAPPRKVGRLVREGGVSVSSSNDELSGGHGFPGFSFALPHHGPDNNNAAAQVATAPVVGAGNVPWRGGRWHKCRLVLRDREREGERGDEYYLEFFIPPKASKPRRTVACGAIVDVRSTTALEVPDKENSFLLQLEGSVQYVIETRDAVQMRAWLSDIRSGICLRQEEPEGGGPLEIGGTPEIVDRLSQVCYGGVAGSSPLLEPLPPELPPRAPLDEPDARVLGGGGASLGTPFAETPDATGSFLFSEATAGEAPEHPLSECQWFHGTLSRLKAAQLVLAGGPASHGVFLVRQSETRRGEYVLTFNFQGKAKHLRLSLNEDGQCRVQHLWFQSIFDMLEHFRVHPIPLPSASRAGTGRAAGLPSVMSSPRAIPTLHQPPSLTVYLTSRPRSPPQPPPMPPGRPPPPTPPQERGREMEPEVTTAVAGSGGSGAGSGGAVEDWDDRDAPLRQLEAAAAAEGDELEAARVPRAVDNQYSFF; from the exons ATGAACGGCTCGCTTTTAACTCCTCCCAGCCCACGGGCCGCAAACTCCTCTCCCTTGCCCCCGTCACCCTCCCCGTCGCCATCCCCGCCATCGCCCTCCCTACTGCCCCTGTCGCCCCGGCCGCCGCCCCTCCCCCCCCTGATGAGCCCGCCGCCCCCTGCCCACCCGTCCTCGCTGTCCGACACGCCCACGCCCTCGCCCTCGCCCTGCCTCAGCTGGACTGAATTTTGCGAGCTTCACGCCCGCGTGGCTGCCGGCGACTTTGCACGCCACTTCCGGGCTTTTCTGCTTGAGAACCCGCACTATTCTTCTGACTCGGCCGCCGCCTTCTGCCGCCGCTTCACGGATCGCTTTGTCCGCCATTTCCAGAGCGAACTGGAGGGGGTGCCGCCACCCGGCGGCCCCTCTGGCAGGGAGGAACTGGTGAGCTGGGCTCCCCAGTCTGACGCCACCTCCCTAGAAGAAGAAGCTGTGTCCCCCTTGTCGGTGTCCGTTCAGCCCTGCTCCACCGCTAACACGGCGCGGCATGCCTCCAAACAGGCACCCACGCGCCTCCTGCTGGACAGCCGCAGTGGTGACAGATTTCAAGACCCCTATGCCCACGGACAGGTTCTGCCGCCATCTTCGTCATCATCCTGCTGCTCCTCCGTGGGTGGTAACAACGGCCGGCGTGACGACAGGGTCGGCGCGGCCACCAGCGGCAATGGGGAGGCACCcgccgaggaagaggaggacagCTGGCTGGGGGCTGCGTCCGtgggggaggaggcggagctggacGAGCGGGAAGTGGAGAGCGGCAAAGTGGACTCACCCGATGCCTCCCACGTGCCCAACACGCCCCCGCCCGGCTCCAAAGGAGGGGGCCCCGGATCCGCCTCCAAAAACAAAGTGAAGAAGCGCTTCTCGCTGCGCAGCGTGGGGCGAAGCGTGCGCGGGAGCGTGCGAGGCATCCTGCACTGGCGGAGTTCGTCCAGCGACTCTGCGCCAAGCCCGCTGCCCGCCAGCTATAGCTACACCGTGGGCATGCAGGACGCCGCCCCGGCCCGGAACGCCGCCACCCAGCCTCCGACGCCCACCTCCTCCATGCCCATGTCTCTGTCCATGCCCCTTTCTCTTCCCCAATCTTCTTCGTCCTCTCTGCCTCCCTCGTCGTccagcagcgccacctcgcTTTCGTTTTCCGACGCTGCCCGGGACCGTCGTCGGAGCAACGGCGAAGGCGGCGAGAAGGACAAGTGGAGCTACCGTCTGGAAAAACTGAGACTGACGCGATCCCCGCCCCCCGTTCTCACCCCGAGCGCCTCTGCCGCCTCTGTGCTGCCGCCTAGCAGCGCCGCCGCTGCCGTGGCGCCGCCCAGGAAGGTGGGACGGCTAGTTCGGGAAGGTGGGGTGAGTGTCAGTTCATCCAACGATGAGCTGAGTGGAGGTCATGGCTTCCCAGGTTTCTCCTTTGCTCTCCCCCATCACGGCCCTGACAACAACAACGCAGCGGCACAGGTGGCCACGGCGCCAGTGGTGGGTGCCGGAAATGTGCCCTGGAGGGGCGGACGCTGGCACAAGTGTCGTCTAGTCCTCCGAGACAGGGAACGTGAAGGCGAGCGAGGCGATGAGTACTACTTGGAATTCTTCATTCCACCCAAG GCGTCCAAACCGCGGCGGACAGTAGCATGTGGCGCCATTGTGGATGTAAGGAGCACGACGGCGCTGGAAGTTCCCGACAAGGAGAACAGCTTCCTGCTGCAG CTGGAAGGCTCCGTCCAGTACGTGATCGAGACACGGGACGCTGTCCAGATGAGGGCGTGGCTCAGCGACATCCGCAGCGGCATCTGTCTCAG GCAGGAAGAGCCTGAGGGCGGCGGCCCACTGGAGATCGGCGGCACGCCAGAGATTGTGGACCGTCTGTCGCAAG TGTGCTACGGCGGTGTGGCGGGATCTTCccctctgctggagcctcttcCGCCCGAATTGCCGCCACGAGCCCCTCTGGATGAACCCGACGCGCGTGTTCtcggagggggcggggctagCCTGGGTACGCCGTTTGCGGAGACGCCGGATGCAACAG GCTCCTTCCTGTTCTCTGAGGCGACGGCTGGCGAGGCTCCAGAGCACCCGCTCAGCGAGTGTCAGTGGTTCCACGGCACCTTATCGCGCCTCAAAGCGGCCCAGTTGGTGCTGGCGGGCGGGCCGGCCAGCCACGGCGTCTTTCTGGTACGCCAGAGTGAGACCCGGCGCGGGGAATACGTTCTCACCTTCAACTTCCAGGGGAAGGCCAAG CACCTGCGTCTGTCGCTGAACGAGGACGGGCAGTGCCGCGTGCAGCACCTTTGGTTCCAGTCCATCTTCGACATGCTGGAGCACTTCCGCGTGCACCCCATCCCGCTG CCGTCCGCCAGCCGG GCCGGGACAGGGCGGGCAGCCGGCCTACCgtctgtgatgtcatcaccaCGCGCCATCCCGACTCTCCATCAACCCCCATCTCTGACTGTGT ACTTGACCAGCAGACCCCGTAGCCCCCCCCAGCCGCCCCCAATGCCACCGGGACGCCCGCCGCCCCCGACCCCGCCCCAGGAGAGAGGACGAGAGATGGAGCCGGAGGTGACAACGGCAGTGGCAGGAAGTGGCGGCAGCGGGGCGGGGAGTGGTGGCGCGGTGGAGGACTGGGACGACCGGGACGCTCCACTGCGCCAACTGgaggcggcagcggcggcggaaGGAGATGAGCTTGAAGCCGCTCGGGTGCCCCGGGCTGTGGACAACCAGTACTCCTTCTTCTGA